GTACTcaggaaaaattattattaatctcaCTGTTAAATGATTTCAATATTGATCTGTAAATCATCTGTGAGTCCAAGTATATAAGGCATCAAAACTACgcaatatgtatgtaaaaacAAACAGTACGAGAAAATGTCTTTTAtactattgtattttattaaatttcaatactgattatatatcattaaattgtCTAAAcgtttgctttaatttttaacaaacaaaCATATGTAGGAATTAGGAATATTCAAATTGTGAACATATACATTTTCATGTAATAAAACGGGATTTGaggtaaaaattgtaattcattTGATAGAAACCCTGATCatcgaatatttaaaatctactCACATGATTCATCCagcaattagaaatattaaattaataattttgttacagtGGCACAAATTAAAAGTACTACATGTACGATTGCGACATTTTATACCGATCGATCCTCCTCTGCGTATATTTGTGTGCTCTCGTATACAACGGAATTCTGGAAGCACGTTGTGACGATAATCCAAAAATTGGAATATTCACTTTTCTCCAATCTTGATTATACGGTAATGAACTTCTCCATTCTTTATCGTGtctataattattcattaacgAAGGCATACGATAATCTATACAATTCATTTCTTTCTCGTGTATGTGAGAAATGCCAGGATGCAGCAGTTCTTCGTTATAACATTCTCTAATCAAGTACTTCCGATACAGACGGTTTTCTGACAGACGCGACGACAAGACGGGACGCGTCGCCGTGCGATTTTTCGTGCACGCAACGTGGGCATCGCGGACACACGTTTCTTTATCGAACAATAAAACTCCACtgttgttacattttattatacgaaGCAAAACGGACTCATGTTGAGTGCCGACACTTATCTTTTCCTCAAAGCTCTGCCCGTGCTCGGTTACAACGCCTGCATCTTGCGATTGCCTCGGAGTATACTGAGTTCCCGAGTTGCGGAGTGATGCTGACACAGTTACATCAATGTCACGGTTCTCTGAATGTGCAgtaatttctttatctttgACAGAAGGCTTTTTTTCTACCGCCGCTTCTACAAACGTGGTTCGATTTTCCGGAAGATCCAAAGATGAGTGATTCTCCATGGGAGGTCCATATAGCACTTCTACGTCTTTCGAATTTTCATAGAAAGCTGTAAATTGATCtgtactattttctgagactTGAGCCTGAATCGAGTTTAAATTCAAGCTAGTCTTCGGAGAGCCTTCACTCTTTGACTTGTATCTGGGACAAAACTGATTTGATAACCGTTTCTTTGAACAGTTTGCGgctgcatatatttttaaaatgttatccgcacattcttttattttgttcaaaataataaatgtatcgattgcattttcttttctgACACATTTTTCTTGagctgaaaataattataaaacacataattacaatatattttaatttgtttagaatttatcactttcaaaaatattttatcaaaatactaACTATTCTCGGTATGTTTTCTGTTATCTGAAACAAGAGCATGTTTCATTAATTctagaaaagtttttataaatatggcTATAACATTATCTTTCTCTGTTTCTTTCAGACACGATAAACAACTTGGACTTTCTAATTCAATAGCAGAACTAGTAGCAAAGTGTGTACTATCATTTGCAAATTTGCGTGGTTCACAAATAGTCGTTTCAAAAGCTGTGGAAAAAACATACATAcaagttattatatttataaaataaactaaagttacgttaatataaaaagcaatagTTTACAATCAGAATTCACATCATCCTTTTTTAATGCGAGCGATGAAACAGAAAGCATTTTCGTCTTCTCTTGCAAAGGtcttattttttccaaatattgaAGTAAAGCTTGTGTCAGCGTAGAGTTATGTTTAATAATCTCTATTGCATTACGAGAAGTTCCTTTAACGCAAACTTTCTCTGCTCCTGAATggatatttaaacattttattgcttacgttttagtttaaaattaaataaacaaaaaattattgttaatgcaaaatattttgagacATTAATAGAACCTTTCTGATCTTGACACAAATCGGTATTTTGACATTTATCAATTGTCGACCGCTTCAATTTAAAATCTGTCTGTTTTAGAGGAACACAATTTCTATCGCTGgagattaatagaaaattcgGCACAGAGCATTCGACAgtcttgaattttatttcaattacatTTTGCATATCCTCAGGACATTGCATAGTTTTCCTACCAACTTGTTTCGATTCTTGTATTGCTGAAGagcatttttcaaaagtttGACAATTATTGCAGTTTTCACGTGACACGCAGATTGTATTCTGAATTCCTTTATCAGTACGTTTCACCGTATTTGCTGCTACCTGCTTTAATTCTTCTATGAAAGGTTTTGTTTGGACTTTTTTATGGCATTTTCGTATAGTATCTGCCACAGCATGATTCGGTTTTTGCAACATGGTCGCATCTTTAGATAGTAGAGTGACATTTGTTTTTGATACggaaattgtattttgtattccTTCATCGCGATGCTCGATGCTTCTTCCTGTTTGTTTCGCCAGTGGACTTATGTAATTGTGTGTGCCTTGGAGTTGCGGATGATATGAATGTGTTGTTATCAGCATATTGTTGTTATTCGCAGGATAGTCGGTATAGCTTGGAAAGTTACACGGAAAATTTGGACATGGAATTGTATCGTTGTATCTTCGACAATATGTATTGTTTCCTGTTCGATATGCATTATATCCTTCGTAAGGTTTATCAGCTAAATCGGTATATTTAGGAACTGCATTATCCAATAAATTAGTTTGATCGCAAATTTCCTTAGAAGTTACATTTAGTTTTTTAGAGTTAATATCTTCCCAACCACAAGACGGGCATTGGAGCAGTCCcgtattatttctttcttccttaattttgacatttaataTGGCAGGATCTTCTGTcgaatttttggaaataataaataaattcaacaataaATCGCTACTTCAGAATTATATgcttactttttaaatatatttctttatcagTTTTTGTATGTTTAATGTTCTTcctgtgttttattttataatcttgtTTCGTTTCTTGCGCACaaggaaaattaattgtatttttatatttgcatgacgtgacacaattttttagaatattaggAGATATGGTTTTCATTCCTTtctatataacaaataattaatttcaatttttatattattgtatttcatttttaatgtaatttaaatttaatgaaaattatataattatattacgtcTTTTGTACgtgaaatttatgttattactatttattttacctGTAACTTGTCTTCATCAATGATTACTTTTGCTAACATTTCAGATATTATAGGAAGCCATGTAAGAGAAGATTTGTATGGTTTTTGCGATTGAAATCTTTCGATAATCCGCATTTGTTCTTGTccatatctaaatatatataaaagatgtttcaaattaattcattttggATGCATAAATGTATGAAGATTCTTATCACAGTCTTAGATGCATCGCAAATTATGATTCAATTGTAATATGTACATAGTGTATTATtgacgttaaaaaaaatttaatttatataataactacATCTTATTTccgctttaaaaaatattttacacaaaagcTTTACTTTTCCCTGATTACTTTAATCTGTTCTAGACAATCGGATATGTTCAATTCTGGTATGTTAAGTTCTTTAAGAATATTCTTCAGTGCTTCATTTTTGGCTGagcaattgtaatattttatatgatacgGATTCCAAAGACATGGATACTTTTTATACGcgtttagaaaaattaaagtagAATTTTCATTCCATTGATAagacataattataatttacatattctatGGACGGAAAACCTGCACAATTTTACACGACAACAACATGAAAGAAACTGCAATTATCTCAAgtgaatatatttacttatatcaGTATGTATTCAAAAGCGAGAAGTTCTCTATTATTTGAAGGCAGTGAATATTCCGACAGTTTACTAAAAGTTTTAAACGTGATTGTACAGTAAATATCTTGTGcagaatatacattttatgaattaatatattacattattctatTCGAGTAAAGAAGACCATATTATTCACTTATTTgcagattttatatatttattaatgtttggCGTGgtgattttattatctatctatatattaaatgttaaaatacataaaaacaatgattttaatgttgccaaaaatttttattgctcatACCTGCTATTTGTAGGAAAACCcgtaacttttttctttattgatttttgttaaaagtaaACATTCCTTTAATGTTAAGCCACAACTGCAAATTTCATCCTTACACATTACTTTACAATCGCCACAATCACAGCAGCAGATTGAGGTAATATTCTGATCCATTAGCTTAGAttctaaagtttttaatcGCGCCTTCGTTATTAGACTTtgtatttctttcttcaaTTCCATAGCagtttctgaaaataaattatgttaatttagtGATGACGACTGCCTCCGTGCTTATCAGCAGATTTTACTTACTAATATCAATAGTTCGCATTTGGAACGCCACGCTTTTTCCAAATATGTCAAAGTTATCCTCGGTTTTTCTTTTGCTGTATGCTCTTACAGAGGTATCGTCCACACGCGTGGAATAATCCtgttataaaagattttatgttttttctaaaaagttgataattcaaacaatttgctgcatttatcattatttaataaacctTCTTTTCTTCCTTGACGTATGCGACGTCGTATTTTTGCTCCtgcgtaatattaatataaatgaatacatttgtatcgtatatttattaatatatctttcattattcgtttctaacataaaatatatccgTTTGCGTCTCGCGTTCGGCGATATCCCTACTAGTCCCTGCTGCTACATCAACTGTTTCGGAAGGAGTATAGACAGCCTGCAGCTTCGGAGCAGAATGAATTGAATCTCTGCACTTGAAAAATATcgtgattttattttgtgtgatGCCTTAGCGTTACATGTACAGAAAATAGGTACATAAATAGCAAACGACCTCAATGTTAAACGCAACTTGATCTCTGGCGGTTTACACGTTCCACAAGTGTCATTGGTGCAAATGTGTTTAACTTCTAATTTCTCAAAGGATGAATGAAAGAAATTGTCTTGGGTACCGCTATCGTTAAATTTTTGCTCTTTGCTGTCTAGCTGCAAATACATTCGTGCAAGATGTGgcgtataaatataacatacaaTAATAGATACTATCATACACAATTGGAAGTCGCAACATTGGTTTTATAAGACATTGTTATTTATGATCTTATGATTAGCATTACATTGTCATACACAAATGTGGCTTAGCAAAAATTAAGGCTGCACTTAACAATTAATAAGCAATTCCTTAAATACTGCATGTTGTACCTTTTTGTGGGATGACGACTTATATGGGAAAAAGAGCATGTGCATTCCTTTGAACCATTTCGCCTTTGGTGTATACAACTTTTCGCAAAATACAGCTGCAGCAATCTTTGACAGTTCATAACAGTATTCTTTCTTTACACTCGTAATTCTCTCAATGCAATCGCATATTGTTAATCCGGGAATATCGACAGAACTTTTGATTTCCTTGTAAGCTTTGTAACGTGACGATTTGTTACTGAACTCGGGATGAAACGGATTCCACAAACACTGATACTGTCCATAAAGCGCTACTAATTTTTCGGTGTCATCCTCAGTCCACGCATTtggcatattaaaaaatataatttatgataaatcaATCAGGTAATTTTTAACCTTTTCGATCGACACTATAtctatatcaaaaaatatatttaaatatattagtcATTTTGTTCttagatttatattaagatGGTATCTCTTGGAAGATGTGCGCCAACAAGAATATATCACAAGCCCATTCATTGTACTGTTTAATCGTAAATGCACGGAAATTTAAAGACATGAAAAAAAGTTGAATGATACATTGTATcattagaaataaatgaaaggcTTGAAGAAGACGATATTACAAATCTCATTTATATACCTATTTCAAGTATACTTTCATACATATTTCCTGTTCAGGTGTCACATATGCTagcgatataaattaaatatgtttgtaaatctttctcttcttttataatttatatggcAATATTCTTCGCTGTTATCAAGTGTATAATTTCTGATGTATAACAATGCCTCGttgttgtaaatttattttgatcttACTGCTACAGTTCTATTGTCTATtagtatctttttttatttttagttcttGTAAATATTGgtcgttttattaattttgggtggcttagaaatat
The nucleotide sequence above comes from Linepithema humile isolate Giens D197 chromosome 4, Lhum_UNIL_v1.0, whole genome shotgun sequence. Encoded proteins:
- the LOC105672600 gene encoding uncharacterized protein isoform X2, translated to MSYQWNENSTLIFLNAYKKYPCLWNPYHIKYYNCSAKNEALKNILKELNIPELNISDCLEQIKVIREKYGQEQMRIIERFQSQKPYKSSLTWLPIISEMLAKVIIDEDKLQKGMKTISPNILKNCVTSCKYKNTINFPCAQETKQDYKIKHRKNIKHTKTDKEIYLKNPAILNVKIKEERNNTGLLQCPSCGWEDINSKKLNVTSKEICDQTNLLDNAVPKYTDLADKPYEGYNAYRTGNNTYCRRYNDTIPCPNFPCNFPSYTDYPANNNNMLITTHSYHPQLQGTHNYISPLAKQTGRSIEHRDEGIQNTISVSKTNVTLLSKDATMLQKPNHAVADTIRKCHKKVQTKPFIEELKQVAANTVKRTDKGIQNTICVSRENCNNCQTFEKCSSAIQESKQVGRKTMQCPEDMQNVIEIKFKTVECSVPNFLLISSDRNCVPLKQTDFKLKRSTIDKCQNTDLCQDQKGAEKVCVKGTSRNAIEIIKHNSTLTQALLQYLEKIRPLQEKTKMLSVSSLALKKDDVNSDSFETTICEPRKFANDSTHFATSSAIELESPSCLSCLKETEKDNVIAIFIKTFLELMKHALVSDNRKHTENTQEKCVRKENAIDTFIILNKIKECADNILKIYAAANCSKKRLSNQFCPRYKSKSEGSPKTSLNLNSIQAQVSENSTDQFTAFYENSKDVEVLYGPPMENHSSLDLPENRTTFVEAAVEKKPSVKDKEITAHSENRDIDVTVSASLRNSGTQYTPRQSQDAGVVTEHGQSFEEKISVGTQHESVLLRIIKCNNSGVLLFDKETCVRDAHVACTKNRTATRPVLSSRLSENRLYRKYLIRECYNEELLHPGISHIHEKEMNCIDYRMPSLMNNYRHDKEWRSSLPYNQDWRKVNIPIFGLSSQRASRIPLYTRAHKYTQRRIDRYKMSQSYM
- the LOC105672412 gene encoding uncharacterized protein, whose amino-acid sequence is MPNAWTEDDTEKLVALYGQYQCLWNPFHPEFSNKSSRYKAYKEIKSSVDIPGLTICDCIERITSVKKEYCYELSKIAAAVFCEKLYTPKAKWFKGMHMLFFPYKSSSHKKVQHAVFKELLINFDVAAGTSRDIAERETQTDIFYDYSTRVDDTSVRAYSKRKTEDNFDIFGKSVAFQMRTIDIKTAMELKKEIQSLITKARLKTLESKLMDQNITSICCCDCGDCKVMCKDEICSCGLTLKECLLLTKINKEKSYGFSYK
- the LOC105672600 gene encoding uncharacterized protein isoform X1 is translated as MSYQWNENSTLIFLNAYKKYPCLWNPYHIKYYNCSAKNEALKNILKELNIPELNISDCLEQIKVIREKYGQEQMRIIERFQSQKPYKSSLTWLPIISEMLAKVIIDEDKLQKGMKTISPNILKNCVTSCKYKNTINFPCAQETKQDYKIKHRKNIKHTKTDKEIYLKKDPAILNVKIKEERNNTGLLQCPSCGWEDINSKKLNVTSKEICDQTNLLDNAVPKYTDLADKPYEGYNAYRTGNNTYCRRYNDTIPCPNFPCNFPSYTDYPANNNNMLITTHSYHPQLQGTHNYISPLAKQTGRSIEHRDEGIQNTISVSKTNVTLLSKDATMLQKPNHAVADTIRKCHKKVQTKPFIEELKQVAANTVKRTDKGIQNTICVSRENCNNCQTFEKCSSAIQESKQVGRKTMQCPEDMQNVIEIKFKTVECSVPNFLLISSDRNCVPLKQTDFKLKRSTIDKCQNTDLCQDQKGAEKVCVKGTSRNAIEIIKHNSTLTQALLQYLEKIRPLQEKTKMLSVSSLALKKDDVNSDSFETTICEPRKFANDSTHFATSSAIELESPSCLSCLKETEKDNVIAIFIKTFLELMKHALVSDNRKHTENTQEKCVRKENAIDTFIILNKIKECADNILKIYAAANCSKKRLSNQFCPRYKSKSEGSPKTSLNLNSIQAQVSENSTDQFTAFYENSKDVEVLYGPPMENHSSLDLPENRTTFVEAAVEKKPSVKDKEITAHSENRDIDVTVSASLRNSGTQYTPRQSQDAGVVTEHGQSFEEKISVGTQHESVLLRIIKCNNSGVLLFDKETCVRDAHVACTKNRTATRPVLSSRLSENRLYRKYLIRECYNEELLHPGISHIHEKEMNCIDYRMPSLMNNYRHDKEWRSSLPYNQDWRKVNIPIFGLSSQRASRIPLYTRAHKYTQRRIDRYKMSQSYM
- the LOC105672600 gene encoding uncharacterized protein isoform X3, which produces MRIIERFQSQKPYKSSLTWLPIISEMLAKVIIDEDKLQKGMKTISPNILKNCVTSCKYKNTINFPCAQETKQDYKIKHRKNIKHTKTDKEIYLKKDPAILNVKIKEERNNTGLLQCPSCGWEDINSKKLNVTSKEICDQTNLLDNAVPKYTDLADKPYEGYNAYRTGNNTYCRRYNDTIPCPNFPCNFPSYTDYPANNNNMLITTHSYHPQLQGTHNYISPLAKQTGRSIEHRDEGIQNTISVSKTNVTLLSKDATMLQKPNHAVADTIRKCHKKVQTKPFIEELKQVAANTVKRTDKGIQNTICVSRENCNNCQTFEKCSSAIQESKQVGRKTMQCPEDMQNVIEIKFKTVECSVPNFLLISSDRNCVPLKQTDFKLKRSTIDKCQNTDLCQDQKGAEKVCVKGTSRNAIEIIKHNSTLTQALLQYLEKIRPLQEKTKMLSVSSLALKKDDVNSDSFETTICEPRKFANDSTHFATSSAIELESPSCLSCLKETEKDNVIAIFIKTFLELMKHALVSDNRKHTENTQEKCVRKENAIDTFIILNKIKECADNILKIYAAANCSKKRLSNQFCPRYKSKSEGSPKTSLNLNSIQAQVSENSTDQFTAFYENSKDVEVLYGPPMENHSSLDLPENRTTFVEAAVEKKPSVKDKEITAHSENRDIDVTVSASLRNSGTQYTPRQSQDAGVVTEHGQSFEEKISVGTQHESVLLRIIKCNNSGVLLFDKETCVRDAHVACTKNRTATRPVLSSRLSENRLYRKYLIRECYNEELLHPGISHIHEKEMNCIDYRMPSLMNNYRHDKEWRSSLPYNQDWRKVNIPIFGLSSQRASRIPLYTRAHKYTQRRIDRYKMSQSYM